The following are encoded in a window of Shewanella psychrotolerans genomic DNA:
- the ilvD gene encoding dihydroxy-acid dehydratase, which produces MAKLRSATSTEGRNMAGARALWRATGVKDNDFGKPIIAIANSFTQFVPGHVHLKDMGSLVAGAIEEAGGIAKEFNTIAVDDGIAMGHGGMLYSLPSRELIADSVEYMVNAHCADALVCISNCDKITPGMLMAALRLNIPVVFVSGGPMEAGKTKLSDKIIKLDLVDAMVAAADDRISDEDSEKIERSACPTCGSCSGMFTANSMNCLTEALGLSLPGNGSMLATHSDRRELFLEAGRRVMELATRYYKHDDESALPRNIANFKAFENAMALDIAMGGSSNTVLHLLAAAQEGGVDFTMADIDRMSRQVPHLCKVAPSTPKYHMEDVHRAGGVMGILGELDRAGLLHTDVSHVAGENLKAVLAKYDIAQSSDEAVHKFFSAGPAGIPTTKAFSQDCRWPSVDVDRKEGCIRTREFAFSQEGGLAVLSGNIALDGCIVKTAGVDEANHTFVGSARVYESQDDAVAGILGGEVVAGDVVVIRYEGPKGGPGMQEMLYPTSYLKSKGLGAACALITDGRFSGGTSGLSIGHVSPEAAAGGTIGLVETGDRIEIDIPARTIKLAVSEIELASRRAEMQARGKLAWKPKDRQRAVSLALKAYAMLATSADKGAVRDVSKLED; this is translated from the coding sequence ATGGCAAAATTACGTTCAGCTACCAGTACCGAAGGTCGCAATATGGCCGGTGCTCGTGCACTTTGGCGAGCGACAGGGGTAAAAGATAACGATTTCGGTAAGCCGATTATTGCCATTGCTAACTCCTTTACGCAATTTGTACCTGGTCATGTTCACCTTAAAGATATGGGCTCGCTAGTGGCGGGCGCGATTGAAGAAGCTGGCGGTATTGCCAAAGAGTTTAATACCATCGCAGTGGATGATGGCATTGCCATGGGCCACGGCGGCATGCTCTACAGTCTGCCGTCACGTGAGCTTATTGCCGATAGCGTTGAGTATATGGTGAATGCCCACTGTGCCGATGCTTTAGTGTGTATTTCTAACTGCGACAAGATCACTCCTGGTATGTTAATGGCGGCGCTGCGTCTTAATATTCCTGTGGTGTTTGTCTCGGGCGGGCCGATGGAAGCGGGCAAGACAAAACTCTCAGATAAGATCATTAAGCTGGATCTGGTTGATGCCATGGTGGCAGCGGCAGACGATCGTATCTCTGATGAAGACAGTGAAAAAATTGAGCGCAGCGCTTGTCCAACATGTGGTTCATGTTCAGGCATGTTTACCGCAAATTCAATGAACTGTTTGACCGAAGCCCTAGGTTTATCATTGCCAGGTAATGGTTCGATGCTCGCGACCCACAGCGATCGCCGCGAACTCTTTTTAGAAGCGGGGCGCCGCGTGATGGAACTGGCGACTCGCTACTACAAGCATGACGATGAGTCTGCATTGCCACGTAATATTGCCAACTTTAAAGCGTTTGAGAACGCCATGGCGCTGGATATCGCTATGGGCGGATCGTCCAATACCGTATTGCATCTGTTAGCAGCGGCTCAAGAGGGCGGTGTCGATTTTACCATGGCCGATATCGATAGAATGTCGCGTCAGGTGCCGCACCTTTGTAAGGTGGCGCCATCGACACCCAAATATCATATGGAAGATGTCCATCGTGCTGGTGGAGTGATGGGGATTTTAGGTGAGCTAGACAGAGCTGGCTTACTGCATACCGATGTGAGCCATGTTGCCGGTGAAAACCTTAAAGCGGTATTGGCTAAATATGATATTGCCCAAAGCAGTGATGAAGCGGTACACAAGTTTTTCTCTGCTGGGCCGGCTGGTATTCCAACAACCAAAGCCTTTAGTCAAGATTGTCGCTGGCCAAGTGTCGATGTCGATCGGAAAGAGGGCTGTATTCGTACCCGTGAATTTGCGTTTAGCCAAGAGGGTGGCCTAGCTGTGTTATCGGGCAATATTGCGCTTGATGGCTGTATCGTTAAAACTGCTGGCGTCGATGAAGCTAATCATACCTTTGTGGGCAGTGCTCGAGTCTATGAGAGCCAAGATGACGCGGTAGCGGGTATCTTAGGTGGTGAAGTGGTTGCGGGTGATGTGGTGGTGATTCGCTATGAAGGCCCTAAAGGTGGCCCAGGTATGCAAGAGATGCTTTATCCTACCAGTTATCTGAAGTCTAAAGGCTTAGGTGCGGCTTGTGCACTGATCACCGATGGTCGATTCTCTGGCGGTACATCGGGTTTGTCTATCGGTCATGTCTCACCAGAAGCCGCTGCGGGCGGCACTATCGGGCTAGTTGAAACCGGCGATCGGATCGAAATCGATATTCCTGCCCGTACCATTAAGCTTGCGGTTAGTGAGATAGAATTGGCCAGCCGCCGTGCAGAGATGCAGGCGCGTGGCAAACTGGCTTGGAAACCCAAAGATCGACAACGCGCGGTATCACTTGCGCTTAAAGCCTACGCCATGCTTGCCACCAGTGCCGATAAGGGTGCTGTGCGAGATGTTAGTAAGCTGGAGGATTAA
- a CDS encoding branched-chain amino acid transaminase → MAAKTAELIWFNGEIMPWGDAKVHVMSHALHYGTSVFEGIRVYATHLGPAGFRLTEHVQRLYDSAKIYRMPIPYRFDQTMQACRDIVKANQLDGAYIRPLAFYGDVGMGITPPKDAKCELMVAAFPWGAYLGEDSMERGVDVAVTSWNRLAPNTIPTGAKAGGNYLSSLQISTEAKRNGFDEGIALDVNGLVSEAAGANLFVIKKNKLYTPPATAAILMGITRDTIITLARDQGYEVVEEPMSREFLYLADEIFMTGTAAEIVPVRSVDRIEVGAGKRGPITKAIQASFFGLFNGETEDKWGWLEPI, encoded by the coding sequence ATGGCCGCAAAAACTGCAGAATTGATTTGGTTTAATGGTGAGATCATGCCGTGGGGCGATGCTAAGGTGCATGTTATGTCTCATGCGCTGCATTATGGAACCTCGGTATTCGAGGGGATTCGAGTTTACGCGACTCACCTTGGTCCTGCCGGATTTCGTCTAACCGAACATGTGCAGCGACTGTATGACTCGGCAAAAATATACCGCATGCCAATTCCTTATCGCTTTGATCAAACGATGCAAGCCTGCCGTGATATTGTAAAGGCCAATCAGCTCGATGGTGCCTATATTCGCCCGCTAGCGTTTTATGGCGATGTGGGGATGGGGATCACTCCACCTAAAGATGCCAAGTGTGAATTAATGGTGGCTGCGTTTCCTTGGGGCGCCTATTTAGGCGAAGATAGTATGGAGCGTGGCGTCGATGTGGCGGTGACCTCTTGGAATCGTCTGGCGCCGAATACCATTCCAACAGGGGCGAAAGCCGGTGGTAACTATCTGTCATCTTTGCAAATTTCAACAGAAGCCAAACGGAATGGCTTTGACGAAGGTATCGCCCTCGATGTTAATGGCCTCGTTAGCGAAGCCGCGGGTGCTAACCTGTTCGTCATTAAAAAGAATAAGCTTTATACCCCACCCGCGACCGCTGCTATTTTAATGGGGATCACCCGTGACACCATTATTACCTTGGCACGAGATCAAGGTTATGAAGTAGTGGAAGAACCTATGTCACGCGAGTTTTTATATTTAGCCGATGAGATCTTTATGACGGGCACTGCAGCAGAGATTGTGCCAGTACGAAGTGTCGATCGTATTGAGGTAGGTGCTGGCAAGCGAGGCCCTATTACTAAAGCGATCCAAGCGAGCTTCTTTGGGCTGTTTAATGGCGAAACAGAAGACAAGTGGGGCTGGCTAGAGCCGATCTAG
- the ilvM gene encoding acetolactate synthase 2 small subunit yields the protein MIYNLALTLVQQPEVLERVLRVTRHRGFRITTLDMKLADNGTTLVDMVVESERALELLSHQLNKLIDVTECKVLSAEQVSAKLSTKLLQPASALNA from the coding sequence ATGATCTATAACTTAGCCTTAACCTTAGTTCAGCAACCTGAGGTATTAGAGCGTGTGCTACGAGTGACTCGTCATCGCGGTTTTAGGATCACCACATTAGATATGAAATTGGCTGATAACGGGACAACTCTGGTTGATATGGTGGTAGAGAGTGAACGTGCGCTAGAGCTTCTCAGTCATCAGCTCAATAAACTGATTGATGTCACTGAGTGCAAAGTCTTATCGGCAGAGCAAGTGTCGGCAAAACTGTCGACTAAATTATTACAACCCGCAAGCGCCCTAAACGCTTAA
- the ilvG gene encoding acetolactate synthase 2 catalytic subunit has product MEQGQQIRGADAVIKVLAAHGVTTVFGYPGGAIMPIYDALYGAPVEHLLSRHEQGAAFAAVGYARASGKTGVCFATSGPGATNLVTALADALLDSVPLVAITGQVSTAVIGTDAFQEIDVLGMSLSCTKHSFMVTDIDELVPTLYRAFEIAASGRPGPVLVDIPKDIQIAMLDYKTPLLGLTAEPQADASQIEAARALLAQSSKPMLYVGGGVGMAGAVEQLRDFIDVTGIPSVATLKGLGCIAHDSEGYLGMLGMHGGKAANIAVQECDLLIVVGARFDDRVTGRLASFAEHAKVLHLDIDVAELGKLRRPDVAIAGDLRQILPAIAQPMTITPWLTDVANLKVQHQWNYDRPGELIFAPKMLNSLANKLPEDSVIACDVGQHQMWVAQHMWFRRPEDHLSSAGLGTMGFGLPAAIGAKVARPDACVVAVSGDGSFMMNVQELTTVKRRQIPLKILLIDNQKLGMVKQWQQLFFEERFSETDLSDNPDFVTMASAFDIPGRTITHSAEVDAALDEMLNTQGPFLLHVRIDEAHNVWPLVPPGACNRDMMDEMEKQT; this is encoded by the coding sequence ATGGAACAAGGGCAGCAGATCAGAGGCGCAGATGCCGTTATCAAAGTACTTGCCGCGCATGGCGTAACCACAGTATTTGGTTATCCAGGCGGTGCAATTATGCCCATCTATGACGCCCTGTATGGTGCGCCAGTAGAACATCTCTTGAGTCGTCACGAACAAGGTGCCGCATTTGCTGCTGTAGGCTATGCCAGAGCAAGCGGTAAAACTGGGGTGTGTTTTGCAACATCGGGACCGGGTGCGACAAATCTAGTGACCGCGCTGGCTGATGCCTTACTTGATTCGGTCCCATTGGTTGCCATTACTGGGCAAGTTTCTACCGCCGTGATTGGCACAGATGCCTTTCAGGAAATTGATGTTCTGGGGATGTCGCTGTCCTGTACCAAACACAGTTTTATGGTAACCGATATCGATGAGCTTGTGCCGACCCTGTATCGCGCCTTTGAGATCGCTGCATCTGGCCGCCCAGGCCCTGTTCTGGTTGATATTCCCAAAGACATCCAAATAGCCATGCTCGATTACAAAACACCGCTATTAGGCTTAACTGCGGAGCCTCAGGCAGATGCAAGCCAGATTGAAGCGGCTAGAGCACTGCTCGCACAATCGAGCAAACCCATGCTTTATGTGGGTGGAGGCGTTGGTATGGCAGGTGCAGTTGAGCAGCTTAGAGATTTTATTGATGTGACAGGTATTCCCTCTGTAGCGACGCTCAAAGGGCTTGGCTGTATTGCCCATGACAGCGAAGGTTACTTAGGTATGCTGGGGATGCATGGTGGCAAAGCTGCGAATATTGCCGTACAGGAGTGCGATTTACTTATCGTGGTTGGTGCGCGTTTCGATGACCGCGTGACGGGAAGGTTAGCCTCCTTTGCCGAACATGCCAAAGTATTACATCTGGATATCGACGTCGCTGAACTCGGTAAACTGCGTCGCCCAGATGTTGCCATTGCTGGCGACCTACGCCAAATTTTGCCCGCTATCGCCCAGCCAATGACTATTACGCCTTGGTTGACAGATGTTGCTAATTTAAAGGTGCAACATCAGTGGAATTATGACCGACCTGGCGAACTCATTTTTGCGCCTAAAATGCTCAATAGCCTTGCAAACAAGCTACCCGAAGACAGTGTGATTGCCTGTGATGTAGGTCAGCACCAGATGTGGGTCGCGCAGCATATGTGGTTTAGACGCCCAGAAGATCATCTATCCAGCGCTGGACTTGGCACTATGGGCTTTGGTTTACCCGCTGCGATAGGCGCTAAAGTGGCACGCCCCGATGCTTGCGTGGTCGCGGTATCGGGTGATGGTTCATTTATGATGAATGTCCAAGAGCTCACCACAGTTAAGCGCCGTCAAATCCCACTCAAAATTCTGCTTATCGACAATCAAAAGTTGGGTATGGTTAAACAGTGGCAACAGCTGTTTTTTGAAGAGCGCTTTAGTGAAACGGATCTATCCGATAACCCTGATTTTGTCACTATGGCGTCGGCGTTTGATATTCCAGGGCGTACCATTACCCACAGCGCGGAGGTTGACGCTGCGCTTGATGAAATGCTTAATACTCAAGGGCCGTTTCTGCTGCATGTGAGAATTGATGAAGCCCACAACGTATGGCCACTTGTGCCTCCTGGGGCATGTAACCGCGACATGATGGATGAGATGGAGAAACAGACATGA
- the ilvC gene encoding ketol-acid reductoisomerase, translating to MANYFNSLNLRQQLEQLGQCRFMDRSEFSQGCDYIKGWNIVILGCGAQGLNQGLNMRDSGLNISYALRPQAIAEKRASYQKATGNGFRVGTFEELIPDADLVLNLTPDKQHTDAVNTVMPLMKQGAVLSYSHGFNIVEEGMQVRPDITVIMVAPKCPGTEVREEYKRGFGVPTLIAVHPENDPKGDGFEVAKAYASATGGDRAGVLHSSFIAEVKSDLMGEQTILCGMLQTGAILGYEKMVADGVEPGYAAKLIQQGWETTTEALKHGGITHMMDRLSNPAKIKAFEMAEELKGILAPLFEKHMDDIISGEFSKTMMADWANDDANLLKWRSETNETGFENAPQCDEAIDEQAYFDKGIFLVAMIKAGVELAFDTMVSAGIVEESAYYESLHETPLIANTIARKRLYEMNVVISDTAEYGCYLFNHAAVPLLRDYVNQMSPEYLGAGLKDEGNGVDNLRLIEVNDAIRHTAVEYIGAELRGYMTEMKRIVEEA from the coding sequence ATGGCTAATTACTTTAACTCTCTGAACTTGCGTCAACAATTAGAACAGCTAGGTCAATGTCGTTTTATGGACCGTAGTGAATTTAGCCAAGGCTGTGACTATATCAAAGGATGGAACATCGTTATTTTAGGTTGTGGCGCTCAAGGCCTTAACCAAGGTTTGAACATGCGTGATTCAGGCCTAAACATCTCATATGCACTTCGTCCACAAGCCATTGCAGAAAAGCGCGCTTCATATCAGAAGGCGACCGGTAACGGTTTCCGTGTGGGGACTTTCGAAGAGTTAATTCCTGATGCAGATTTAGTGCTTAACTTGACTCCCGATAAACAGCACACCGACGCCGTGAACACTGTAATGCCATTGATGAAACAGGGCGCAGTGCTGTCTTACTCTCACGGTTTCAATATTGTCGAAGAGGGGATGCAAGTTCGCCCTGATATCACAGTGATCATGGTTGCGCCTAAGTGTCCTGGTACTGAGGTTCGTGAAGAGTATAAGCGTGGTTTTGGTGTGCCGACACTGATCGCGGTTCACCCTGAAAACGATCCTAAGGGTGATGGTTTTGAAGTGGCAAAAGCTTACGCAAGTGCAACGGGTGGCGATAGAGCTGGCGTGCTGCATTCATCGTTTATCGCCGAAGTGAAATCCGATCTAATGGGTGAGCAGACTATCCTGTGTGGCATGCTGCAAACGGGCGCGATTTTAGGTTATGAGAAGATGGTTGCCGACGGTGTTGAGCCAGGTTATGCCGCTAAATTGATTCAGCAGGGTTGGGAAACGACCACTGAAGCACTTAAGCATGGTGGTATCACCCATATGATGGATCGCTTATCAAACCCAGCCAAGATCAAAGCGTTTGAGATGGCCGAAGAGCTTAAAGGTATTCTTGCACCGCTATTTGAAAAGCACATGGATGACATCATCAGTGGTGAATTTTCTAAAACCATGATGGCAGACTGGGCTAATGATGACGCCAATTTGCTTAAGTGGCGTAGCGAAACCAATGAAACGGGTTTTGAAAATGCGCCACAATGCGACGAAGCTATCGATGAACAAGCCTATTTCGACAAAGGAATCTTCCTTGTCGCCATGATTAAAGCGGGTGTTGAGCTTGCGTTCGATACTATGGTGTCAGCAGGTATTGTTGAAGAGTCGGCTTACTACGAGTCACTGCATGAAACGCCGCTAATTGCTAACACCATTGCGCGTAAGCGCCTGTACGAGATGAACGTGGTTATTTCTGATACCGCAGAGTATGGCTGTTACCTATTTAATCACGCAGCAGTGCCATTACTGCGTGATTATGTAAATCAGATGTCACCAGAGTATCTAGGTGCGGGGCTTAAAGATGAGGGTAATGGTGTCGATAACCTGCGCTTAATCGAGGTTAACGATGCGATTCGTCATACTGCCGTTGAATATATCGGTGCTGAACTTCGCGGTTATATGACCGAAATGAAGCGCATCGTTGAAGAAGCTTAA
- the ilvY gene encoding HTH-type transcriptional activator IlvY, whose protein sequence is MDIRTIKLYLHLSNSLHFARTAQQMHVSPSTLTRTMQRLEEEVGAKLFERDNRSVTLTNAGIEYRHFAEQTLDNWSKLRYRLDPKQDLLRGRLNLYCSVTAAYSHLPGLLDRFRNEHPLVEIALTTGDAANAVEMVRQNRADISIAALPEALPDSLHFIKIDDVPLVIIAPTFKCAVQQLLTESYIPWDRLPFIIPEHGPGRRRIDNWFKQLGLNANVYAQVSGQEAIASMVALGCGVSITPEVVIHNSPVKDRIQQLPSPVAIPPFELGCCSKKSREDEPVIAAFLQELNQLN, encoded by the coding sequence ATGGATATTCGTACAATAAAGCTCTATCTCCATCTATCTAACAGCCTACATTTTGCAAGAACCGCACAGCAGATGCATGTTAGTCCATCGACACTAACTCGAACCATGCAACGATTAGAAGAGGAAGTGGGGGCCAAACTGTTTGAACGGGATAACCGCAGCGTCACTTTGACAAATGCTGGCATTGAGTATCGCCACTTTGCCGAGCAGACCTTAGATAACTGGAGTAAGCTCAGGTACAGACTCGATCCGAAGCAAGATCTGCTACGTGGGCGACTTAACCTCTATTGTTCGGTCACCGCTGCTTATAGTCACCTGCCAGGATTACTCGATAGATTTAGAAATGAACATCCTTTAGTAGAAATCGCACTCACAACCGGCGATGCCGCGAATGCAGTAGAGATGGTGCGCCAAAATCGTGCCGACATCAGTATCGCCGCCTTACCAGAAGCTTTGCCTGATTCTTTGCACTTTATAAAAATCGATGATGTGCCACTGGTCATTATCGCCCCCACGTTTAAATGTGCAGTGCAACAACTACTTACCGAGTCCTATATCCCTTGGGACAGACTCCCATTTATTATCCCTGAGCACGGCCCCGGACGACGCCGTATCGATAATTGGTTTAAACAGCTAGGACTCAATGCCAATGTTTATGCCCAAGTCTCAGGTCAAGAGGCCATTGCTTCAATGGTGGCATTGGGATGCGGCGTGAGTATTACGCCTGAAGTCGTGATCCACAACAGCCCTGTAAAAGACAGAATTCAACAGCTGCCATCACCTGTGGCCATTCCGCCATTTGAACTCGGATGTTGCAGCAAAAAGAGTCGTGAAGATGAACCAGTTATCGCTGCATTTCTGCAAGAGTTAAATCAGTTAAACTAA
- a CDS encoding GGDEF domain-containing protein encodes MTAIAIFIVLIGLIGLLASLIPSYHLCHLHPQQALGWRLLMFMIGIFIVGYIGFIWMLLGIATETLEMIVSAIFCGGGIFVWIIIKMSQETILQLHNILEEKHYQANHDPLTELANRHLLYEQLEQHCKNLSKPFSFIMMDLDDFKMINDNLGHDTGDKVLKIITDRINRLVSPPALVSRLGGDEFAIVLPSADLDHAITLSKQIRNAVIEDIYCEGHSLAVGISIGIAQFPHDGENRETLMKNADIAMYQSKQKNSDYEVTSRQAYSI; translated from the coding sequence ATGACAGCAATCGCCATATTTATCGTATTAATTGGCTTGATAGGACTACTTGCATCACTAATTCCCAGCTATCACCTCTGCCATCTTCACCCTCAGCAAGCACTGGGCTGGCGTTTGCTGATGTTTATGATCGGAATATTTATCGTCGGGTATATTGGTTTTATATGGATGCTATTAGGCATAGCCACCGAAACATTAGAGATGATCGTATCAGCCATCTTTTGTGGAGGCGGTATATTTGTCTGGATAATTATCAAAATGAGCCAAGAAACCATCTTACAGTTACATAACATACTTGAAGAGAAGCATTACCAAGCTAATCACGATCCACTCACCGAACTGGCAAATCGCCATCTGCTCTATGAACAATTAGAACAACATTGTAAAAATCTCTCAAAACCTTTCAGTTTTATTATGATGGATCTTGATGATTTTAAGATGATCAACGACAACCTTGGTCATGACACCGGAGATAAAGTGCTAAAAATTATTACGGATAGAATCAACAGGCTAGTATCTCCACCAGCGCTAGTTTCCAGGCTTGGCGGAGATGAGTTTGCTATCGTCCTGCCTTCTGCGGATCTAGACCATGCCATTACGCTGTCAAAGCAAATCCGCAACGCAGTCATTGAGGATATCTATTGTGAGGGCCACTCGCTCGCTGTAGGGATCAGTATCGGTATCGCTCAATTTCCGCACGATGGGGAAAATAGAGAAACATTAATGAAGAATGCCGATATTGCCATGTACCAAAGCAAGCAGAAAAATAGTGACTATGAAGTGACTTCAAGACAAGCATATTCCATCTAA
- a CDS encoding hemolysin family protein, whose protein sequence is MSFFDNAMIILLLIGTSCFFSMSEIALAAARKIRLRLMVDEGDERAEKVLSLQSHPGNFFTVVQIGLNAVAIMGGIVGESAFTPYVKAALVHWVSEPWLSQVSFIASFSIVTSLFILIADLMPKRVAMAMPERVAVTLVGPMLVCIQILRPLVWFFNGLASIVFRVLQIQTVRNDQITSDDIYAVMAAGTEAGVLDKGEQQMMENVFEMQTVPVTSAMTARESLVYFLMQDSEEDIKRKITSDPHTKFLVCDGQLDTIKGVVDAKELLIRVINGQSISFKGSSLVRPSLIIPDSLSLSETMEYFKNSRSDFAVVMNEYALVVGIVTTNDLQSAVMGAWSLHESEEQIIARDKNSWLVDGVTPITDVMRAFAIEQFPQSQNYETIAGFMMYMLRKIPKRTDFVNYAGYKFEVVDIDAYKVDQLMVTRLETISEVIAVPE, encoded by the coding sequence ATGAGTTTCTTTGATAATGCGATGATTATCTTGTTGTTAATCGGCACTAGCTGCTTCTTTTCCATGTCTGAAATTGCCTTAGCCGCCGCGCGAAAAATTCGTCTGCGTTTAATGGTGGATGAGGGGGATGAACGAGCAGAAAAAGTGCTGAGTTTGCAGTCGCATCCAGGTAATTTTTTCACTGTGGTGCAGATCGGCTTAAATGCCGTCGCCATTATGGGCGGGATCGTCGGTGAATCAGCCTTTACTCCCTATGTTAAAGCCGCACTTGTTCATTGGGTGAGTGAACCTTGGTTAAGCCAAGTTAGCTTTATTGCTTCATTTTCGATAGTGACTAGTTTGTTTATTCTGATCGCCGACTTGATGCCCAAGCGAGTTGCAATGGCAATGCCCGAGCGTGTTGCGGTGACCTTAGTTGGTCCCATGTTAGTCTGCATTCAAATTTTGCGGCCATTGGTGTGGTTTTTCAACGGCTTAGCGAGTATTGTTTTTCGAGTGCTACAGATCCAAACCGTGCGTAATGATCAAATTACCTCTGACGATATCTACGCCGTGATGGCTGCAGGTACCGAGGCTGGTGTATTAGATAAGGGCGAGCAACAGATGATGGAAAATGTGTTTGAGATGCAAACGGTTCCAGTCACCTCTGCGATGACAGCTCGTGAAAGTTTGGTCTACTTCTTGATGCAAGATAGCGAGGAAGACATTAAGCGCAAAATTACCAGTGATCCACATACCAAGTTTTTGGTTTGTGACGGTCAACTCGATACCATTAAAGGTGTTGTCGATGCGAAAGAGCTGTTGATTAGAGTGATTAACGGCCAAAGTATTAGTTTTAAGGGCAGTTCTCTGGTTCGTCCGAGTTTGATTATTCCTGATAGTTTAAGCCTATCTGAGACGATGGAATATTTTAAGAATAGTCGTTCGGATTTTGCGGTAGTGATGAATGAGTATGCCTTGGTGGTTGGTATTGTGACGACCAATGATCTGCAGAGTGCAGTAATGGGTGCCTGGTCATTACATGAAAGTGAGGAGCAGATTATCGCCAGAGATAAAAACTCTTGGCTCGTTGATGGTGTGACTCCGATAACCGACGTGATGCGTGCCTTTGCGATTGAGCAATTTCCCCAGAGTCAAAATTATGAAACCATTGCGGGTTTTATGATGTATATGCTTAGAAAAATTCCTAAGCGTACCGATTTTGTCAATTATGCAGGGTACAAGTTTGAGGTGGTTGATATTGATGCATACAAGGTCGACCAACTTATGGTGACTCGATTAGAAACAATTTCTGAAGTTATCGCTGTACCAGAATAG
- a CDS encoding YifB family Mg chelatase-like AAA ATPase, translated as MAIACVTTRASLGVEAPEVTVEVHLSNGLPAFSLVGLPETSVKEAKERVRSALINAGFEFPQRRITVNLAPADLPKQGGRYDLPIAIGILAASKQIPDAALKNHEFVGELALSGHIRFCSGLLPVIVDARKQSKTLVIPLDNRSDADLVGYHKTYFASHLLGLSEYLHGHQQLPSITEGLEWLKPEIDSNHKCLSDVIGQYQAKRALEIAAAGNHNLLFLGPPGTGKTMLASRIMQLLPPLSYDEALEVAAIHSVAGRAIPVSQFYHRPFRSPHHTSSSISLVGGGSHPKPGEISLAHRGVLFLDEVAEFPRKVLDCLREPMETGEVVISRAAAKLTFASRFQLIAAMNPSPCGDTANARATPDQIQRYLSRLSGPFIDRFDLTIDVPRLPEGTLTQKQQATETSATIAERVKLARETQLNRSGVLNAELTGKQLAETSGFTQADLEFLEQSVNRLGLSVRSYHRLQRVARTIADLAQSPHVDRSHIAQALGYRAMDRLLNSLKNSY; from the coding sequence ATGGCTATTGCCTGTGTAACGACGAGAGCCAGTCTTGGCGTTGAAGCCCCAGAAGTCACAGTTGAAGTCCATCTGAGTAATGGTCTGCCAGCATTTAGTCTTGTGGGCCTTCCCGAAACCTCGGTCAAAGAAGCCAAGGAGCGCGTACGTAGCGCCCTTATCAATGCTGGATTCGAGTTCCCCCAAAGACGTATTACTGTCAATCTCGCGCCAGCAGATCTTCCCAAACAAGGGGGCAGGTACGACCTTCCCATCGCTATTGGAATTTTAGCGGCTTCAAAACAAATACCTGATGCAGCCCTAAAAAATCACGAATTCGTCGGTGAACTGGCGCTGTCTGGCCATATTCGCTTCTGCTCTGGACTTCTACCCGTCATTGTCGATGCCAGAAAACAATCAAAAACATTGGTGATCCCACTCGATAATCGCAGCGACGCTGACTTAGTGGGCTATCATAAAACCTACTTCGCAAGCCACCTACTTGGGTTAAGCGAATATCTACATGGTCATCAACAACTCCCCAGCATTACAGAAGGGCTTGAATGGCTAAAGCCTGAGATCGACTCCAACCACAAATGCCTTAGTGACGTGATAGGCCAATATCAGGCAAAACGGGCGCTCGAGATAGCAGCGGCAGGTAATCACAATCTCCTTTTTCTAGGCCCTCCAGGCACAGGAAAAACCATGCTCGCTAGCCGAATAATGCAACTATTGCCACCACTTAGCTACGATGAAGCCTTGGAAGTTGCCGCAATACACTCTGTCGCAGGCCGCGCGATTCCAGTGTCACAATTTTATCATCGCCCCTTTCGCAGCCCCCATCACACGAGCTCATCGATCTCTTTGGTTGGCGGCGGAAGCCACCCTAAACCAGGAGAGATCTCATTGGCCCATAGAGGTGTACTCTTCTTAGATGAGGTTGCCGAGTTTCCTCGCAAAGTTCTCGATTGCTTACGTGAACCCATGGAGACAGGTGAAGTGGTGATCTCACGTGCGGCAGCAAAACTCACCTTTGCCAGTCGCTTTCAGCTTATCGCTGCGATGAACCCAAGCCCCTGCGGCGATACCGCCAATGCTCGGGCCACACCTGATCAGATCCAGCGCTACCTGTCACGGTTATCAGGTCCCTTTATCGATCGATTTGACCTCACCATCGATGTCCCCAGACTTCCCGAGGGGACTCTGACTCAAAAACAACAGGCAACTGAAACAAGCGCAACCATTGCCGAACGAGTCAAGCTAGCCAGAGAAACACAGCTCAATCGCTCAGGCGTGCTCAACGCCGAATTAACAGGAAAACAACTGGCAGAGACGTCTGGCTTTACTCAAGCCGATCTCGAATTTCTAGAACAAAGCGTCAATAGACTCGGCCTATCGGTAAGGAGCTATCATCGCTTACAACGGGTCGCGAGAACCATTGCTGATCTAGCGCAATCACCCCATGTCGATCGCAGCCATATAGCCCAAGCATTAGGCTATAGGGCGATGGATAGGCTATTAAACAGCCTGAAAAATAGTTATTAA